The DNA region ATCACACATGGTCTAGCAACAATTGGGTAAGGCAGACATTAAGGAAATAGATATAGGGCTGTAGCAAATGTGGAACCTTGTTTAGTAAAGCTCTTGTCAAACACCTCCCTGTTATAGCCTTTAATGCAGGGTTAAGGTCAAAATAGTCAAaacctttttctcttttatcaaagcaataacttttttttcaaattcttaaatgcaaaatcatgtaaaaaaaaaaaaatggcaaaagcCTCTGAACATGCACTTTTCATGTGTAAGGAGGCTAGTTTTTATTATCATCCTCATCTTGCAAGGGAATTCCACCATCTATCAATATTGTGTCTCGCTCTCCCCTCagagttttgaaaaaataaccaaaaatataaagtgCTATGATTTCAACTTCATGGTTCTTAAATTAGTTAGGCATCAAATCATTTGTAACATTAAGAAATGATGAGAAACCTTTAAGATTCTCTAAAATCTATTTTCCAATAGACCAGAATCTAGACTGATTGGGTAGAGGTCAGCAGCAGATGAAGAAGTAGCAGTCCACGCGCCGTCCATTGACATTGTTCGCCTCGTCCTCTCACTCATATTGATTTCCTCATTGATTTGATAATACTTTTGCAGTTCCTTCGCTTTCATTTCATCATGTAATAAACTCGTATCTGAAACCAAATCCGGAACAATAATGTTGGCTTCGAGCATGCTCACAACTGAAGACATGGTGGGTCTAGCTGCTGAAGAAACATTAGTGCATAGAAGAGCCACATGGATCATGACCATCGCCTCTTCTTTGCTATAGTCTGAGCCCAACCTTGGATCAACCAGCTTAATTAAATTCCCTTCCTCTTTCAAAAGGTGTGCCTAGAAACAGAAACATAAAAACGAAGAATTATAACAGGGGATG from Castanea sativa cultivar Marrone di Chiusa Pesio chromosome 6, ASM4071231v1 includes:
- the LOC142639620 gene encoding putative leucine-rich repeat receptor-like serine/threonine-protein kinase At3g14840 — its product is MRGYLTDKADVYSFGVVTLEIAHLLKEEGNLIKLVDPRLGSDYSKEEAMVMIHVALLCTNVSSAARPTMSSVVSMLEANIIVPDLVSDTSLLHDEMKAKELQKYYQINEEINMSERTRRTMSMDGAWTATSSSAADLYPISLDSGLLENRF